DNA from Archaeoglobus veneficus SNP6:
TCCGGTTAAGCCCATGACGAAGGCTACACCCAGCTCAGTACCACTTGCAACGGCACTCGGAGCACCTATTATGTATATCATCGATGGTACACCTATGAATCCACCAACTGCAATGGTTGCTGCAAGGAATCCAGTTGCAAAACCAGTCGGTATCGTGAGCCAGAGAGACTGCTTTCTTCCCGCAACCTTGAAGTGAATTATCGGCGGAATTCTGAACTTCTTCTCGAGCTTCATGGCGAGCTTCGGCTCTGTGTCCTCTAACCCGCCCTTCTTCGCCTTTATAACGTCCTTAATGCAGAGGGCTGCAACAGCTGGAAGAACGATCAGGAACGCCAGGCTGACGTACAGGTTTGTTCCAGCAGTTCCGAGAGCCTCCAGAATCATCTCCTGTACTTTAATACCCACCTGAACTCCTGCTATTGCCGAGAACGCCATCAGGACTGCAAGCTTAACGTCGAGGTGTCCGATCTTAGCCCTCCTCCATGCACCAACCATTGCCTTCGGGAACTTGTGGCACATGTTACTCGCAACCGCAATAGGGCCGGGAGCACCAATAGACATCATTCCAGGTGTAAGTACGAATGCTCCACCGCTGCCAATAAAGCCACTCAACATACCTCCAAGAATGCCCAGGAATATCAGAAACAGCGCCTCTTTCGGCCCTATTGCTATAAACATATCCGGGGTTATGGTCGCGTCTGGTGGAGGCAAACCTCCCATTTTCACCACCCCTCCTCAGTCGAATTTACTTCTACGTAGTCGTCCATCTTTTCACCTCTATTTTGCTATCAAAACAGGTGTTTTTGCTTCAGCAACAATCTTCTCAGCCAGACCCTTTGAAAGTCCCTTGAGCGGGGACTTCCTGCATCCCACGATTATAACATCAGGCTTCAAGGTCTTCTCAGCCCTGAGTACCTCCTCATCAGCAATTCCAAAGTGCATGCCAACGAATCTTGCATCTACGCCCTCGCTGGTAAGCTTCGAGATGACTTTTTCCACGATCCTCCTGCCCTTTTCCCTCATCTCGCTGAAGAATCTCTTTTCTTCCTCAACAGATACCATGGGCGGAATGGGTTCCATGTCTACGATGTACTGCACAAGTACTACTGCATCGAAACCCGATTTCACAAATTTTACGACACGCTCAGCAACGTCAGTCCCTGTGGAATCACTGATAACAAGCAGGACTCTTGCCCTGTTCTCTGGTATAGCCTCGGATTTATTACTCTGCACTGTTATCACAACTACCTCACCTCCTCGCTGCCGGTGGTGTCCAATCTTTTGAAAATAAATCTTTTTGTGATAACTTAATATCTTTTATTGAACTTCACTACCATTCACTATCAGGATCGTACCATAGAATGATAAAGCACTACATTTTCGGATAGAATATTATAGTTAGTTATAATTTATGAAGTAAAATTTTTAAATCGTGGGTGTGCTGCCATACATCATGGCTGAGAAGCTACGTAGAATATCAGTGGCAGTCGATGAAAGAACCAATGATCTGCTTAAAACTCTTGCAAGAAGAAAAAATAAAACCGTTTCAGAAATAATAAGAAGTGCTATCGGTATGTACTCAGAAATTGAGAACGGTGCTGGAATTTCACCAGAGAAGACCGTTGAATACCTTGAACTCCTGTCAAGCAAGGACCACGTCATAGTTGACATAGAACTGTGGACGGCCATACTCGACGAACTCACGCAGAAGGGTTCCGAGGAATTCTGGGAACTCGTCGAAAAGATAGGCTACGAGCACGGAATTCAATATAAGGCTATGGGAATGACGAGAATTGATGACATACTGTCGCACCTTGAAAAAGAGAACTGGTTCAAGGTAAACACCAACAACGGGAGCTACACACTTGTACTGTTCACAAGGAGTGAGCAGAGAATTCTTAAAGTGTTTCTTCAGAGCATGTTCAAAGCCATCGGTCTCCCGGTAGAGATAATCGAGGGATTCAGAAAGCTCATAATCGTCAAGAAGAACTGCTCTACTGACGCTCTTTGCTAAGTCTGTACAAGATGTGTGAAACCCCGACAGGTAACTTTATTGTCGGGGAGTAGCAATTGG
Protein-coding regions in this window:
- a CDS encoding sulfite exporter TauE/SafE family protein; the encoded protein is MGGLPPPDATITPDMFIAIGPKEALFLIFLGILGGMLSGFIGSGGAFVLTPGMMSIGAPGPIAVASNMCHKFPKAMVGAWRRAKIGHLDVKLAVLMAFSAIAGVQVGIKVQEMILEALGTAGTNLYVSLAFLIVLPAVAALCIKDVIKAKKGGLEDTEPKLAMKLEKKFRIPPIIHFKVAGRKQSLWLTIPTGFATGFLAATIAVGGFIGVPSMIYIIGAPSAVASGTELGVAFVMGLTGTFTWAYKLGAVDFRMTALILAGSLFGVQIGAVGTTYVKQYMIKLAMAVVMLIVTVSRALAIPKYLHQLGWISLDESMIPLVDQLVFWTMLMAMVACAIIVLTPMIKVRKELARRGMLEDALVSSSVDRKKLLPKAVFWGAISMTCYALLFKYADAWTAFATSKTIVSALGVVVTAIVFSVVHGNFAHAVLDMLNIGALKKGTLEKLEAMERVPAAGGVTSA
- a CDS encoding universal stress protein, with translation MITVQSNKSEAIPENRARVLLVISDSTGTDVAERVVKFVKSGFDAVVLVQYIVDMEPIPPMVSVEEEKRFFSEMREKGRRIVEKVISKLTSEGVDARFVGMHFGIADEEVLRAEKTLKPDVIIVGCRKSPLKGLSKGLAEKIVAEAKTPVLIAK
- a CDS encoding ribbon-helix-helix protein, CopG family is translated as MAEKLRRISVAVDERTNDLLKTLARRKNKTVSEIIRSAIGMYSEIENGAGISPEKTVEYLELLSSKDHVIVDIELWTAILDELTQKGSEEFWELVEKIGYEHGIQYKAMGMTRIDDILSHLEKENWFKVNTNNGSYTLVLFTRSEQRILKVFLQSMFKAIGLPVEIIEGFRKLIIVKKNCSTDALC